The Pseudochaenichthys georgianus chromosome 23, fPseGeo1.2, whole genome shotgun sequence sequence TTAATATCTAAATAGACGTCTGAGTACATCTCCATATTTGGCTAATAAGCTGCCGTTTATTCTGCACTGTTAAGAAAGAGATAATGGTGGAGGAGACGTGATTATCTAAATGAAAGCACATTACTGTATGTCGGGTAATTTAAATCACTGCCTCCCAAATGTACAGTTTTGGTTATGGGCTCTTTATCCACCTCCCTACACTCATATTTTGAATTTAATGTAGTTGTAAAAAAGACAAAGCGCACACATATCTTGACGGACCTACTTTTGTTTTTGACCAAATACCTGCAAACTCAAGAGCCATTAGcatgtaaacaaaaacacatgtttCGTTGTTCATTTGACTGCTTCCCTTACGTGCCATAATGCGTGGGGATTGCTGCTACAGTTATCTGCAGCtacatatatttaaatgtaataaatatatttagtaACGCAGGCCTGCAACCTCCATCCATGCAGAGGCAGCTACTGGTAGAAGATGCAGGGTTCCTAATAGCAGGCTGAACGGCTGTCAGCAGTCCTTCCTGCCTATGTCCATTAAGCTTCTTAACACTcgcatgtaataataataatacatgggatttgtatagcgcttttcctaatgctcaaagacgctAGAAATGTAATGtcatatacatttaaatatggGCCTTGAGGGTTGTGCATGCATGGTGTTTGAGTGGTAATATGTTAATGTATTTGTAATGTTTACTATGTTTGTATAAGTACATGTATGTGGAACTGCAGGACGGAGTCCAGAACACATTTCCATACGGGAACAATAAAGAATGTATCGTATTCTACACTGTACATCGTATCCTACACTGTACATCGTATCCTACACTGTACATCGTATCCTACACTGTACATCGTATTCTACACTGTACATCGTATCCTACACTGTACATCGTATTCTACACTGTACATCGTATCCTACACTGTACATGGCATATCTCTCTCTGTTGTTGGCTATACGAGTCTGGTTTAAAACGTCTCCTCCACTAAATCTCCTAATCTCTCAATCCCATTATTTCCTCCtcaacactcaaacacacaccggTTTATTTCAGCTGCTGCTAATCTGAGTGCTGGTTAAACTGTGTGTGGCTCCACAGGTTGAACTACTGTGCTATAATAGCTCATTTATCTCGTAAGAATCCTGTACGCCATAAATCATTATTGGCTTTTGCTTTCACATATTTAGCTTTCCATGTATTTTTCTCCAATTCTTTAAACTAATCTGTATTTACCCGTTTGTTGAAAGATTAAACTAGAAAATGTTTGGCACTTGCTTTATAAATGATTACCGAGTAATTAAGTGATGAATCATATCATCCATCAAAAAAGAGTTTCCTGCTGACAAagattcatttcatttttaattACCCTGAAGATAACGTTCTTGTTTTGTAAATGAAATATTAAAACATAAAATCCCCCGTGAACCCAACATaaaaaaaatctgtttacaaTTATGTACAAATAAGCATCACATTTGATAAACTGGAACAAGCAATTATTTGGCAatttctcttttaaaatatatttaaaatatgacATTGTTTCAAATCTTTCCAGAATAAAACCTATACCTTGACTTTGCATGTAACCATATACTGAGCTATCTGCATCTGCATCTGGAGACACGCTGAGCCTCACAGTATCCTGTGAATGTCCTTGACTACTTGATGGATTAGTTTGGGATGTTTAGTTGTTCATTCTCATCGGCGGACAGCTGCTGATTAGTTTTTGATAAACTAGTTGAGTCACCTCTGGGTTTTGACAAACAAAGAACACACTGATTAGAGCTGAAGGGGAGGATTTCGATGCTCATGGGGGACGCCGTGTAGTTTACCTCTGGCTCATGTTAGTGGAATGTAAATGTGTGGATTGGAGGCAGGAATAATGAGCTTCTCCCTGCGCGCTTGGAGCAACAAAAGGAAGGTTTCCGTCGGTTGTTTCCTGTGTTTGTGCCGGGCCATTGTCTCCCCATGGCAAGGTCCCTGGTCCCAGCTCCATCACTGAGGAGGCTTAGTGGGAGTTGGAGTAGCACTTCTGTGGCCCACTCTCTCCTTTCCACATACTGTTCACACCACAAGCTTCCTCTCCAGGCTCTAATCTTAGATTTGGAATATACAAAGCCAATGCAAATAACACAGAGAAAACTATCCGCTTTATGGTTCATGGTTCACTTGTTGGGTATTTAAATCAAGTGCTCATTGTTTTCATTATCAGTTCATCTGTAGATTATTTTTAGCCATGCTGGCAGCATCGCTCGAGAAACGAGTGCGGTCACTTTGGTCGGAATGAATGATGTCATGATCCAGCATTGAGATGGGGAAATACGTTGTTTGGATATTTAAGGGTGTCATGAGATACCAATACTCCGGAGTGTCGTGAATATGTTTGGTAATACTGTTGAATCTGTTGTTGATGAAACTGTATCAACAATCCATCAATTCTTCTTACATCTGTGAAATGTCTCGACAATTATTGGATATATGGGTTTAAGTTTTTAGTGCTAATTAGCAATCATGCTAAGATGCTTAGCTAACACGGGGAAAATTGGCTGCTACACATCAACATGTTCGTGTTTTCAATGTCATGTTTGGCTTGTTGGCATGCTGACGTTATCATTTAGTTCAAAGCTACAAGGTGCTGAAATGCATTCTCAGAGCGTTGTGCTTTGCTCTAAACTTGTGTTGttttttgattcattcaaaaatCGATCATTCATTTAAATTCCAATAGAACAGCAATAGACTGTGAGATTTGTTTTGCAATATAAATAGATGTGTTTTTTATGCATCAAAGCTTTAAAGGAAGCTGCAGATGTTATGTAAACGAACAACATAAGCCAACAGGAAAGTACTTTTTGCGTCACCTTTTCCACTTGTACATCGTGTGCTGTGAAAACCAAATTTAGAACATTTTCTGCAGCCTGTTTTATAGCCAGTAGTTCCCTCCAAGGGCAGCGTTTGTAGCCCATGTttcatacattttttatttctagGAGACAAGTTGAATCACCCAGTTTCAGAGCCATATATCTCAAAATCTCCTTCGTATTTCCCAGCGGTCAATAGCCCAgctgtgttgtttgtgttttggCTGTGTGCCCTCCCATCTGTATAATCATCTAAATGGCATCAGTGCAGACCGGGGTCATAGGACGAGTTGCGACCTGTGCCCTCAGAGACATATGGTGCCTCTGTGTGTTCACATGTAAATAATTCCCCTCGCTCTCACCCTCAGACCCACTTTCCAATGGATTTCCAATGCGTGCCTGGACTGCCGAGTGTCAGCCGCATGTTTACACTTGCATCTCCTGCAACCAGCTGATCTATCACGGGAGAGGCAGCAAAGGAGGGAGGTTTAAAAGTCTGGTCACTAATGTAAACACTTtagtctagagatgtcccgatccgatcacgtgatcggggatcggagccgatcatgtgattttcaaaagatcggggatcgggagaaaaaaatcggggatcgggattttttttttttttataaaatattttttttttatttaatgttacaaaacaaaaatgaccatgttcacgtcttaaagtcatcctgaggacttcgttttggtttaaaatgacacaacatcatgtatgtgttgctttctttgggcttgttttcagacctggttgcttatttctctgaaatctggcaacagagtgggcgcagtgtctagtagcagtaagctaacgagaggctacgttcagctggtgactcgggagtcgggacagagaaaatgtcaggagtttggaagtattataaaattgaaagcgaaggcagtgtaacagccagatgcaatgtttgcaaggcggaggttccgcgtggtggaaagaacagagctacgttcaacacgaccaatctaatacgctacctgagaaacaaacaccaacaacaacacggcgagtacacagcggccactcaggtaacggcactgaaacaaccgacactttcagagacttttaaaaggaaagagaaactgccccagaacagtgaaaaggccaaacaaataactagatagctgaattcatcgcattggatgaccagccgttatctgttaccttttttttttcttaatgcattgcataaagatcggatcggcaaaaatcggtatcggcaaattgtcaaaatcaaatgatcggaatcggatcgggagcaaaaaaaggtgatcgggacatccctactttAGTCCAAAGCAGGAGGTTTATTTATTCACAGTTTTGTTCAATGCCGTAGACTCGGCGTGAAGGTGCTTCATCAGGCTGCATCTGGCTTCGGTCATTTGAATGATTTAATCAGTTGTTCATTATTTTTCTGATTGAACTTTGAACACATACGGTTCCAGCCACAGGATTCAAAAGCTTTTAAAGTTAGCACTAAGAAAAGTCACATTGAAATGAAAGGATTTCTTCGAACACTTTTGTAGTTCAACGTTCAAACCCTTTGATGAACGTCTTGATGATTTGAGCGTTTTAGATTTAAGGTTTTAGCCAAAATGTGTTATACTGAGTttctaaatacatgttgtcaaaAAAAGTTAACTTTGATGGTTTAAATGACGGGATGAGTAATTGATTAAAAAAAGTAGTAGTATGTGTTAAGTAATCAATTGCCTTTAAGTCAATGCATTTCCAGATGATGTTATTATTTGGGGGAATTTAAGTAGATCAATAGagatgatagatagatataaATCCTCTGACCATTTTGAAGGCTTTTATTGCTGGCAAGTTTTTTACTTGCTAAGGTTGGTAATCCTTGTCTAAGCTcttttgtggtaaaaaaaacattgtaaAAATAATCCAAGGGCATTGCATGGAAGAGATAATATAAAAGCTTATACATATAGCGTCTCTATGGATGAATGAGCTCATTCTTTCTCATCAGAAATGACCAGCATTCAAACAAGTCCCCAAAGTATGTATTTATCACAACAAGGAAAACAAGCAAATGTTCACTTTTGAAGCTACAAACAACAAATCTGTGTATATGTTTACTTGGTGCTGGGTTATTCACAGAGATTTTGATCTGGCTGCATTTCTGTCCTTCTGAATGTTGTGTGCGATGTTCTGAGGGTGTTAGCCATCTGTACTCGGGACACTATCATTCAGACCAGAGCATTTACATGAATGACTTCTTATGTTAATAAAAAGTAAGTAGCTCTTTGGTATTGTAAGACTATTATTCACTGCTGGAGATGATGGCTGCTGACTCCAGGATACATCACAGAAAGCCACGGGACACGTTTAGAGTGCAACCTTTTCTGCTCGTCTGTGGATAAGAGCACATCGAGTATaaagccaacaacaacaacaaaaaacagcgCCCGCAGGGTTTGTCAGCTGTTCGGTCATATGTGTGTGAGCGAGTGTGTGTTTTAGAGCTTAGTCTTAGCTTTGCTGCCGTGGCAACAAGAGTTACCACATACTAATATTTTAGGTTGCCTTACGTAATTGTCTGCTTTTGTCAATACAGAGAGAATGGACGTTCAGGAGACGAGGCTCTGGAGGCTGTTTATTTGGAGCTCCACTCACTGACCATTGTGCAGCCTTCAGACAATGCATTGGCTTTCCTCCAGTCTCACAGAAAATCCTCTGGAGACTTGTGCACTCAATACTCGTTTGATCCTCTTGATTTTTCTTTCCTGGCTCTGCTCTTATCTTTACTTTATTCTTGCCAAGAGATTAGACAGAGAGTGAAGCTCGAGACGGAAAGAGAACAGTGAGGAGATGAAGCCGCATAAACACACCTGCTGTTTTATATCCATGGCCCGAGATAATGCTGAGGGTTTATGGCAGATAGCTTACTCTAAAATCATTCAGTCTGTGTCGTGTCTTTTTGATGCAAAatatgttctttttttatattcgGTGCACCAATTGTTATCCTTAGTGAGCTTCAATTTCAGTGTGAAGATGTTTAATGAAGCTTTTAATGCCGTGCCTCTAAGATGGCAGCCTAACAGCAGTTATTAACAGAAGTACAGTTAGTGTTAAAGGCTATTCATCTCCAAGGACATTATAATAATGACACTTTAAGATCTTGTCTCGCTTTTGATTTGTAAGCTTTTAAAATATCAGGTTCACTCCAGTTGACACCCTGGAGACTTATTTTTCTCACTAAGTTGACTTCCTTAGTACATTCACATACTTAGTTTCAGTCTTCAATAGGAAACAACTGTGAGAAGAAAGGCTGCAAGGCTCTTAAACACGTGGGTGTTCACACAGGTCACAGTAGCACTATCATTGCATTCATAAAGCAAATGCATTGTTTAAAGCaaactttctttttaaatgcaacatttataTAGACATACGATGTCCACAAATGTGCTTACAAAGAAATGTGTCCATAAATAAATTCACAAAAATATATCCGTGAATACAACCTTGTGATCTGGATAGATACGATCTAAAAATCTATGATATATGTTTTACAGTTCAATGCAGTTCAATATGAACCCTTCCCATCTTCCGTGTGTGTTTCCAGGCGGAGCGCAGTGCTTGCGATGCCAACATCCTCAGCATCCCGGTGCCGATGCGCCGCGGCGGCTCGGAGTCCAACCTGGACGTGGTGGACAGTGTGGGGGACGACGGGGTGGGCCTGGACTTCACAAAGGGAGCGCTGGGGATCGACAGCCTGCAGCAGAAGATCCTCAAGGTCAGAGGAACAGTATTTACCTCCTGTGTGTGTCCTCGTGGATTTACTGTGTTTAACTTGTAGAGCAGAGTAAAACACGCTCTGAACAAACATGACAAAAACAAATAATAGAATACCACTTATCTCTCTATGGTGTTGCTTTGTGGAGCAGCAAAATGTCTTCATCCAATTAGGAGACAATTCAGTTCTACGACTACAGATTGCATTAAAAGGATCCATTGAATTACTGGTTTAATTAGCAAGAAACTGTTCTCCACCACATCTTCTGAATAGTGTTCATTATAGTCCCTTTTGTTTCCCTTTCATTGGAATAATCAAAAGTGGAATGACTTCCACCATCTGAAGACGCATTGTATAAAACATTGTGGTCAAATGAACACGTTGAATGCATTTCTTTTCTCAAGTCATTTCAAAGCAGATTTTGAAACTTGAATCCAgaattcgttttttttttttttaaatatattaagtgGCATTTAGTTTTTCCAGCAAAAGACATATACAAATGTATACCCCcgagaaataaaaaaaacactttaaatataacattttaaacGTATTGCGtgaataaatacaatacattGTTAATTGTTTTGTGAAATTGTCAATAGGATTgacctattattattatttaaagctGGTGACACCATGtggtcatttattttatactaACTAAATTCAGCATTGCTATAATAAAATGTTCTCCtttcattctgccttcaggTGACGGAGCAGATTAAGGTGGAGCAGACGGCTCGGGACCAGAACGTGGCCGAGTACCTGAAGCTGGTGAACAACGCCGACAAGCAGCAGGTGGGCCGTATCCGCCAGGTCTTTGAGAAGAAGAACCAGAAGTCTGCGCACACCATCGCCAGGctgcagaggaagctggagcagtACCACCGCCGCGTGAAGGACAGCGAGACCAACGGGAAGCACAGCCACAAGGACGGCAGCAGCAAGGAGTCCGGGATgcacagcaaggagggcagccTGCGGGACGTCAGCGCCACGGGACGCAACCCCACGCTCGATAAAGTGAAGACCATCGGGCCCGGGGTGTCGCTCTCGCCGCCGTTCTTCTTCAACAAGTCCCGGGAGATCGCCAACCTGATCAGGAACAAGTTTGGCAGTGCTGACAACATCGCCCACCTCAAAAGCTCCATGGAGGCGGGGGGGGGTCTTCAGGTGGACATGGCATCAAGAGGGCTGAGCGGCAGCGCCACCACCGTAGCCAAGACCAGCAAGTACCAGAGCGACGACGAGTGCTCCACGGGGACGTCTGGCTCAGCTGACTCTAACGGGAACCTTGCTGGGGGCTCTGGAGCGGGGTCCGGGGGGCCGGGGAGGTCCGACTCTAACGGGAGGCTAGGGGAGGTGCTGGACATGGTGAGGGAGATCAGGGAGGCGCAGACACAGCTGGCAGAGGACATGGAGACTCTGAACACACAGTTCAAACGAGATTACAGCTACTTCTCACAGACCATGCAGGAGGAGAGATACAGGTGGGTACGGCTTAGAACATCCAGGTGTTACTGCCCGGCATTATCCGGGACATATCGAACCCCGACAGGAAACACAGACCCTCAAATCAGAGATGCACTGATTGCAATTTTCTTGGCCAATTCCTAATCTGATTTTGCTTTTTCTTTCATTCTAAGAACTAGAATTGACAGCCCATACGAACATTTGTAGACTTTGCTTCGTGGCAAATTGAAATTCAATTGAAGGTTCATGATAAATCATTCACTGTAAAATAACTTACATTTATAGTGTTATGTTATGAGCACTGAACCAATTAGGGCCATCGCAATCCTCCCTCACAGTAAGTGGAAAAGGAATTAATGTGAGATTTACTTAAAAACTAAGACATGTtcatctcacttttacacaccaactATGTCTCagaagctttaaaaaacaaaacagttacTTAAGGGATGTTTAACTAAACTCATATGCAGTAATGCAACACCCTTATTGAGTTACAGGAATGTTGACCTCCACATTCCTGTAAAAGTCCTTCAAACATCTCTGTGGGATGTATTCTCTTTGATTGAGCAGCTCGTAATGCATGACCTCACTGAAGCCATAACTTGTAGATTTAAAAGTCGCACATACTTCATCTGAAGGGCGCACACGGCAAACTGAATATTCCCACATCGAATAGCCATAGTTCTGCTGCTGTTGTATTTATAATCCTCATCCCATAATAACCTCCTGACTGGACGGGACACATTGTGTTTGTTCAACTGTTGAACTTCAAAGAGCTTCTGACAGTTATTATGAGCTTTTGGAAACTAAAAATAGAGAGCTGAGCTTAAAGTCAAACCTCAGGACTGTTGCTAAGTCACCAAGGGTAAATGTTGTCAGCAGCTTGGCTGCAGTTGTAGATAAACTGCTGTGCTTACTcgcccacacacacattcaattaTGCAtcgttctctccctctctctgtgtcttcTTGCGTCcaccttctgtgtgtgtgtgtgtgtgtgtgtgtgtgtgtgtgtgtgtgtgtgtgtgtgtgtgtgtgtgtgtgtgtgtgtgtgtgtgtgtgtgtgtgtgtgtgtgtgtgtgtgttgtgtgtgtgtgtgtgtgtgtgtgtgtgtgtgtgtgtgtgtgtgtgtgtgtgtgtgtgtgtgtgtgtgtgtgtgtgtgtgtgtgtgtgtgtgtgtgtgtgtgtgtgtgtgtgtgtgtgtgtgtgtgtgtgtgtgtgtgtgtgtgtgtgtgtgtgtg is a genomic window containing:
- the tmcc3 gene encoding transmembrane and coiled-coil domain protein 3 isoform X1 encodes the protein MSGSFCAVFEKTLPGVGTLLHQRQHEQVGNPPIFQAVLCALLTADTPSTSPDTFYIPLQGTQQAERSACDANILSIPVPMRRGGSESNLDVVDSVGDDGVGLDFTKGALGIDSLQQKILKVTEQIKVEQTARDQNVAEYLKLVNNADKQQVGRIRQVFEKKNQKSAHTIARLQRKLEQYHRRVKDSETNGKHSHKDGSSKESGMHSKEGSLRDVSATGRNPTLDKVKTIGPGVSLSPPFFFNKSREIANLIRNKFGSADNIAHLKSSMEAGGGLQVDMASRGLSGSATTVAKTSKYQSDDECSTGTSGSADSNGNLAGGSGAGSGGPGRSDSNGRLGEVLDMVREIREAQTQLAEDMETLNTQFKRDYSYFSQTMQEERYRYERLEDQLNDLTELHQHETINLKQELASIEEKVAYQAYERARDIQEVLESCQTRVSKLELQQQQQQQTVQVENTDAKVLLGKCINIMLAIVTVILVCVSTAAKFTAPLLRSRLHLVFTCVGVSLLALLWKNWEHLQCALERLLLPH
- the tmcc3 gene encoding transmembrane and coiled-coil domain protein 3 isoform X2, which gives rise to MRKNYSANPLIFVTEAERSACDANILSIPVPMRRGGSESNLDVVDSVGDDGVGLDFTKGALGIDSLQQKILKVTEQIKVEQTARDQNVAEYLKLVNNADKQQVGRIRQVFEKKNQKSAHTIARLQRKLEQYHRRVKDSETNGKHSHKDGSSKESGMHSKEGSLRDVSATGRNPTLDKVKTIGPGVSLSPPFFFNKSREIANLIRNKFGSADNIAHLKSSMEAGGGLQVDMASRGLSGSATTVAKTSKYQSDDECSTGTSGSADSNGNLAGGSGAGSGGPGRSDSNGRLGEVLDMVREIREAQTQLAEDMETLNTQFKRDYSYFSQTMQEERYRYERLEDQLNDLTELHQHETINLKQELASIEEKVAYQAYERARDIQEVLESCQTRVSKLELQQQQQQQTVQVENTDAKVLLGKCINIMLAIVTVILVCVSTAAKFTAPLLRSRLHLVFTCVGVSLLALLWKNWEHLQCALERLLLPH
- the tmcc3 gene encoding transmembrane and coiled-coil domain protein 3 isoform X3; translation: MAERSACDANILSIPVPMRRGGSESNLDVVDSVGDDGVGLDFTKGALGIDSLQQKILKVTEQIKVEQTARDQNVAEYLKLVNNADKQQVGRIRQVFEKKNQKSAHTIARLQRKLEQYHRRVKDSETNGKHSHKDGSSKESGMHSKEGSLRDVSATGRNPTLDKVKTIGPGVSLSPPFFFNKSREIANLIRNKFGSADNIAHLKSSMEAGGGLQVDMASRGLSGSATTVAKTSKYQSDDECSTGTSGSADSNGNLAGGSGAGSGGPGRSDSNGRLGEVLDMVREIREAQTQLAEDMETLNTQFKRDYSYFSQTMQEERYRYERLEDQLNDLTELHQHETINLKQELASIEEKVAYQAYERARDIQEVLESCQTRVSKLELQQQQQQQTVQVENTDAKVLLGKCINIMLAIVTVILVCVSTAAKFTAPLLRSRLHLVFTCVGVSLLALLWKNWEHLQCALERLLLPH